A DNA window from Engystomops pustulosus chromosome 6, aEngPut4.maternal, whole genome shotgun sequence contains the following coding sequences:
- the SLC25A33 gene encoding solute carrier family 25 member 33 yields the protein MAQSKDTLLHLLAGGCAGTVGAIATCPLEVIKTRLQSSGIALQPVYYSQVQLGTLSGGGVVRPATSVSPSLLQVLKSILEKEGPKSLFRGLGPNLVGVAPSRAVYFASYSKAKEQFNAIFVPNSNIVHMCSAGCAAFITNTMMNPIWMVKTRMQLERRVRGSKQMNALQCARYVYRTEGIRGFYRGLTASYAGISETIICFVIYEGLKKNLEEMHLSAGNSSAGEKTTANFLGLMFAAAFSKGCASCIAYPHEVIRTRLREEGSKYKTFCQTARLVAREEGYAAFYRGLLAQLFRQIPNTAIVLSTYELLVYFLRDKPK from the exons atggCTCAGAGCAAGGACACCCTTCTGCACCTCCTGGCTGGAGG gTGTGCGGGTACAGTGGGTGCCATTGCTACATGTCCCCTGGAGGTAATAAAGACACGGTTACAGTCCTCAGGAATTGCTCTCCAACCGGTTTACTATTCTCAGGTCCAATTGGGGACCCTCAGTGGCGGAGGAGTCGTGAGGCCAGCTACATCTGTCTCTCCCAGTTTACTGCAGGTTCTCAA ATCCATCCTTGAAAAAGAAGGACCAAAATCTCTCTTCCGGGGACTGGGTCCTAATTTAGTCGGTGTGGCTCCATCCAG AGCCGTCTATTTTGCTTCATATTCAAAAGCCAAGGAGCAGTTCAATGCCATATTTGTTCCCAACAGTAACATTGTGCACATGTGTTCTGCAGGATGTGCAG CATTTATTACAAATACAATGATGAACCCAATTTGGATGGTGAAAACACGAATGCAGCTTGAGAGAAG ggTAAGAGGTTCCAAGCAGATGAATGCACTGCAATGTGCCCGCTATGTGTACCGGACAGAGGGCATCAGGGGCTTTTACAGGGGTCTCACTGCGTCATATGCAGGGATCTCGGAGACCATTATCTGCTTTGTCATATACGAAGGATTAAAGAAAAACCTGGAAGAGATGCACCTTTCAGCAGGCAATTCCAGTGCTGGAGAGAAGACCACAGCCAACTTCTTAGGATTAATGTTTGCTGCTGCATTCTCAAAAGGATGTGCCTCCTGCATCGCATACCCACATG AGGTCATCCGCACAAGGCTTCGAGAAGAAGGGAGCAAGTACAAGACATTCTGCCAGACTGCACGACTGGTGGCACGGGAGGAAGGCTATGCAGCTTTTTACAGGGGACTATTAGCGCAACTATTCCGGCAAATTCCTAACACTGCCATTGTTCTTTCTACATACGAACTTTTAGTCTATTTCCTCCGTGATAAACCCAAGTAA